A part of Neodiprion pinetum isolate iyNeoPine1 chromosome 4, iyNeoPine1.2, whole genome shotgun sequence genomic DNA contains:
- the IFT54 gene encoding TRAF3-interacting protein 1 isoform X3, with translation MTEDVKPEVIKKTQDILGKYFKKPPLTEKLLKKPPFRFLHDIVSSVIRETGFLDGLFTEDELNSENIKDKDSKLAYLTKLIDVVKLITGNNLMVRPSKIIAGHEPTRTNELLQAIGKALDKKISSAEAIEHYKNSNGRSKGPVKSKLVAKDESKKPVSRQSSQSRKPVEKEKPPIDQKKKSTSTSKNAPKEVKTRAENRREKLHEQEKENKAKNKGGDKKEKIVEIPSAESKEEKRPSSVRRQRRSVSVQPKEDPSSPRTLDSPKTKPALSDSTNSPTHKMTESSLRNTNSPIDKQVKSQQGNNQTEQPPDRISEPETRQSAEIRGKTSANDDGSRRSSHSDGRTKRSAEKNSAPLEGESKPKSSAGNKYTFEHPGSPPPKPAGPPDDSANTTIVPETTVVRPKTSLRPPSARPMSARPAAPRMRSKTEFILNEDITTPMGTVNVIVENFDTKEEDDVDDMVVMETGGSGDSLNIDGLARTESQLSEEHGHLVAQILETQRELINTDNVDVMPKKVEIEWEAGSRRDRETAIKEVDKLRSSIQTLTRATNPLGKLLDYLQEDVEMMQRELHEWRSQYNQLSEQLRQEQISTEEFIEPMKGTLKDIEGNIKVQLDKIRQVKAGIMKNDQKIQRLLNGHL, from the exons ATGACGGAAGACGTAAAGCCggaagtaattaaaaaaactcaAGATATTCTtgggaaatattttaaaaaaccaCCACTCacggaaaaattgttaaagaAACCACCTTTTAGATTTCTACATGATATAGTCTCATCG GTAATTAGAGAAACTGGATTTCTCGATGGTCTTTTTACAGAGGATGAATTGAATTCCGAAAATATAAAAGACAAAGACTCCAAGCTTGCGTATTTAACAAAACTGATTGACGTTGTGA AGTTGATTACTGGAAATAATCTCATGGTACGACCCAGTAAGATCATCGCTGGACATGAACCCACTCGAACCAATGAGTTACTGCAAGCGATTGGAAAAGCCCTTGACAAAAAG ATCAGCAGCGCAGAAGCAATAGAGCACTATAAAAATAGTAATGGTAGATCTAAGGGGCCAGTGAAATCAAAACTGGTTGCTAAAGATGAGTCTAAGAAGCCAGTGTCTAGACAGTCTTCACAATCTAGAAAACCAGTGGAAAAAGAGAAGCCTCCGATTGATCAAAAGAAAAAGTCTACAAGCACCAGCAAAAATGCACCCAAAGAAGTTAAAACCCGTGCTGAGAATAGACGAGAAAAACTACACGAACaggaaaaagagaataaagcaaaaaataaGGGTggggataaaaaagaaaagatcgTTGAAATTCCTTCTGCTGAG tcCAAGGAAGAAAAACGGCCATCTTCGGTGAGGCGACAAAGACGCTCAGTGTCAGTTCAACCCAAGGAAGATCCTTCATCACCAAGAACGTTAGACTCCCCAAAAACCAAACCTGCTTTATCAGATTCAACAAATTCACCTACTCATAAAATGACGGAATCTTCGTTGCGTAATACCAACTCGCCGATAGACAAGCAAGTAAAATCGCAACAAGGTAATAACCAAACGGAACAACCGCCTGATAGAATATCAGAACCAGAAACAAGACAATCTGCTGAAATAAGGGGAAAAACAAGCGCGAATGATGATGGTTCTCGTAGAAGCTCACATTCTGATGGTAGGACAAAGAGAAGTGCAGAAAAAAACTCAGCTCCCTTAGAAGGTGAATCGAAACCGAAATCTTCAGCTGGGAACAAA TACACGTTTGAGCATCCAGGTTCTCCACCACCAAAGCCTGCAGGTCCCCCAGACGATTCTGCAAATACAACAAT AGTTCCTGAGACGACAGTAGTGAGACCAAAAACTTCACTGCGTCCTCCCAGTGCCAGGCCAATGAGCGCTAGACCTGCAGCTCCTAGGATGCGATCAAAAACTGAATTCATTTTAAATGAAGATATAAC aacTCCAATGGGCACTGTTAATGTAATCGtagaaaattttgacacaaaAGAGGAAGATGACGTTGATGATATGGTTGTAATGGAGACAGGTGGGAGTGGGGATTCCCTAAACATCGATGGATTAGCTAGGACTGAAAGTCAGCTTTCGGAAGAACATGGACATCTGGTAGCTCAAATCTTGGAGACTCAAAGAGAGTTAATCAATACGGACAATGTCGATGTTATGCCCAAGAAGGTGGAGATT GAATGGGAAGCAGGATCAAGAAGAGATCGTGAAACAGCAATAAAAGAAGTTGATAAATTGCGAAGTTCTATTCAAACTTTGACGCGAGCGACAAACCCACTGGGTAAACTCTTGGATTATTTACAg GAAGATGTAGAGATGATGCAGAGGGAACTCCATGAATGGCGAAGTCAATATAATCAATTGAGTGAACAATTACGCCAGGAGCAAAT CTCAACAGAGGAGTTTATAGAACCCATGAAAGGAACTCTCAAAGACATCGAAGGTAATATCAAAGTTCAGTTGGATAAAATACGCCAAGTAAAAGCTGggataatgaaaaatgatcagaAGATACAGAGATTGCTCAATGGACATTTGTAG